The following DNA comes from Methanocorpusculum vombati.
AAGATACCGCTGCCAGACTGACGATTGAACCGGGTGTGGGGGGGCCGAACGATATGAAGTTGGTGAAGGTCTATATTCGTGAGGCAACATATGATGTATCACTGGTGAACCGTTATGAGGAAAGCTGATGAGGGTGTTGCTCCGGTCGTGGCGGTTGCGCTGCTGATCGGCCTTGTGGCGGTAGCGGGAGCGATCATCGGCCTGTCAATGTTTGCGGCGATGGAGGAGGCGTCGGGTGCGCTGCCGGACGTGCGGTTTCAGATGTCGGCAGACGGGAAGAGTCTCTATCATGCGGGCGGGGATGCACTGCCGCTGAAAAATCTGGTGTTTTACAATACTGCATCGAAAGATAAGGTAAACAGCGTTTCACTGATAAAGAGCGGGAGCACTAAAGCAGAGACCTCCCTTGATGGAGAAGTATGGGAGACGGGAGATCGGATTTCGTTTGGTGGGGCGTTGGACGTTCTGTCGATCGTCGGGCTGGACAGCAGAAACCGTCCGGCTCTGCTGTACCTGGGGGCGGATGCGGTAGTGCTGCCGGTTGGGGATATGGTGCCGGATGAGTGGACTGCGGTGCCACCAAAACCGATTGGGCCGACACCAGTGCCTACTCCAGTGCCAACTGGAGGAGGGGAGGGAGGCAACACTGATGGATGGCTCTCTACAGATACCAATAATAAGGATATTGTTAAATTTGGAGATTTGGAACTCTTGCAGGGGAAATCACTGACTTTAGCTGCAGAATTTCCCCATCCAACAACAAATACAAAT
Coding sequences within:
- a CDS encoding type IV pilin N-terminal domain-containing protein, with the protein product MRKADEGVAPVVAVALLIGLVAVAGAIIGLSMFAAMEEASGALPDVRFQMSADGKSLYHAGGDALPLKNLVFYNTASKDKVNSVSLIKSGSTKAETSLDGEVWETGDRISFGGALDVLSIVGLDSRNRPALLYLGADAVVLPVGDMVPDEWTAVPPKPIGPTPVPTPVPTGGGEGGNTDGWLSTDTNNKDIVKFGDLELLQGKSLTLAAEFPHPTTNTNVRFKVGNAKEVGYCSINVTVFNSEWSPVFGPKMEERKNKLDIEIGIDPQYLVTGNKVYFTIEMWEKNKEPPAMAGFRRTIVITIT